The following proteins come from a genomic window of Lolium rigidum isolate FL_2022 chromosome 5, APGP_CSIRO_Lrig_0.1, whole genome shotgun sequence:
- the LOC124655788 gene encoding uncharacterized protein LOC124655788, with amino-acid sequence MFVGSDDSGSSDLTSYYYIGCDNRHELGSDALVFWRNRRLLHRLLGSRGHHLFRNDPRFLRMWRRYLSFIIGQINSNISSKRMRLSAPALRIAPSPVPPIRRRPPPPSDSCSQSSTPPTSTPTPCSTAPPPSTPPTSTPGTAPPSSSPSSAPSSPTAAGGSTTPSSPPSSSTSPAWCCSPCPRGSRRCGRRRARGSRAHRPPGSSSPLLRGAVPDLHRHGGVKSALLPFAAEQYDVDGGPEQAPRKQSFFTWFFGAINLGIFVTGTLVSWLQQNVSWALGFGVSALCLLLAAIGFLPGTPWYRIQRPVGHSRAYSSIAPPPTVAVARCSHSPVEMRPRTTTWVTGGGTRLPGIVNDKGGA; translated from the exons ATGTTTGTCGGGTCTGACGACTCGGGGTCGTCGGATCTAACGTCCTACTACTACATCGGCTGCGACAACAGGCACGAGCTGGGCTCAGACGCCCTTGTCTTCTGGCGGAACCGACGCCTCCTTCACCGGCTCCTCGGCTCCCGTGGTCATCATCTTTTCAGAAATGACCCTCGGTTTCTTCGAATGTGGAGGAGGTATCTCTCCTTCATCATTGGTCAAATAAATTCGAACATATCATCAAAACGGATGAGGCTATCGG CCCCGGCCCTCCGCATCGCTCCCAGCCCCGTCCCTCCGattcgccgccggccgccgcctccctctgATTCGTGCTCACAGTCTTCAACGCCACCCACGTCGACACCTACGCCGTGCTCCACGGCACCACCGCCTTCAACGCCGCCCACGTCGACACCTGGAACGGCACCACCTTCATCGTCCCCGTCATCGGCGCCTTCCTCGCCGACAGCTGCTGGGGGAAGTACAACACCATCGTCGCCTCCCTCCTCTTCTACCTCGCC GGCCTGGTGCTGCTCGCCCTGTCCGCGGGGATCTCGCCGCTGCGGCCGGCGTCGTGCGAGGGGATCTCGTGCCCACAGGCCACCGGGAAGCAGTTCTCCTCTTCTTCGCGGCGCTGTACCTGACCTCCATCGGCACGGGGGTGTCAAGTCGGCGCTGCTCCCTTTCGCGGCGGAGCAGTACGACGTGGACGGCGGCCCGGAGCAGGCGCCGAGGAAGCAGTCCTTCTTCACCTGGTTCTTCGGCGCCATCAACCTCGGCATCTTCGTCACCGGGACGCTCGTGTCCTGGCTGCAGCAGAACGTGTCATGGGCGCTCGGCTTCGGGGTCTCCGCCCTCTGCCTGCTCCTGGCGGCGATTGGCTTCCTGCCCGGCACGCCCTGGTACAGGATTCAGCGGCCCGTCGGCCACAGTCGCGCCTACTCCTCCATCGCCCCTCCGCCGACCGTTGCCGTTGCCAGGTGCTCACACTCGCCGGTAGAGATGCGTCCCAGAACGACGACGTGGGTCACCGGCGGGGGTACCCGACTACCCGGCATCGTCAATGACAAAGGTGGGGCTTGA